In a genomic window of Anoxybacter fermentans:
- a CDS encoding cell wall hydrolase — protein MKPLLRFFFCLGIVFLVFGLCYAEETRMIEFGTRILKYKNEGPDVAILQFRLQEAGYYHGRIDGIFGKMTEKAVREFQKDNGLIVDGVVGPQTYKALPKSDKYPTRGQFSWEDLIFLARVIHAEARGEPFKGQVAVGAVILNRVDSKLFPNTIREVILQDGQFCSLIDGQVHLYPSNTAIEAAKAAILGYDPTYGALFFYNPRIAKRTWLATRPVSTRIGAHVFAY, from the coding sequence ATGAAACCTTTGCTTCGTTTTTTCTTTTGTCTGGGTATAGTATTTCTGGTATTTGGACTCTGTTATGCAGAGGAGACCCGGATGATAGAGTTTGGTACACGAATATTGAAATATAAAAATGAGGGGCCTGATGTAGCCATTTTACAGTTCCGTTTACAAGAAGCAGGCTATTATCATGGAAGAATTGATGGTATATTTGGTAAAATGACGGAAAAAGCAGTGCGTGAATTTCAAAAGGATAATGGGCTTATAGTTGATGGTGTAGTTGGCCCACAGACATATAAAGCTTTACCAAAATCGGACAAGTATCCTACACGGGGCCAATTTTCCTGGGAAGATTTAATCTTTCTTGCCAGGGTAATTCATGCTGAAGCCCGGGGAGAGCCTTTTAAGGGACAGGTAGCAGTAGGAGCTGTGATTTTAAATCGGGTTGATAGTAAGCTTTTTCCAAACACTATTCGGGAGGTAATTCTTCAGGATGGTCAATTTTGCAGCCTTATAGATGGACAGGTTCATCTTTATCCCAGCAATACTGCTATTGAAGCAGCCAAAGCAGCCATTTTGGGTTATGACCCAACCTATGGTGCTTTATTCTTTTATAATCCACGGATTGCTAAGCGAACCTGGTTAGCAACAAGGCCGGTTTCAACCCGGATTGGCGCTCATGTTTTTGCTTATTAG
- a CDS encoding cell division FtsA domain-containing protein codes for MLKIFQRKNKSQEHDGFKYRLALDIGTEFLKAVIVEFNGEERNIIGYSRVQQRYGDMTGGAIANIQGVLETARKAVALAKENTPHEPFDAVVGIAGEFVKGVVTTIEEEREEPTVGITTKELEILIEKAQQLAYSRGKEELIKQTGIKNLEIELVNTALVEVKIDGYKVSNPYQFQGKNISLSLFNTYAPLVNVGPLATVVEGLGYRLLGTIAEPYSIANSILTDEAYEFGAIVVDIGGGTMDVALIRNGGIEGTEMIAIGGRSFTRKIARELNVTLKDAEELKLKYSNDELPSDMDREIYEMLAPDLQLLYEGLELALKNLSKGNALPPGFISVEEVVHLKGWWKGLKSGVCMNDFLFLKSRRFLC; via the coding sequence ATGTTAAAAATTTTTCAACGTAAGAATAAATCCCAGGAGCATGATGGTTTTAAATATCGATTGGCCCTTGATATTGGTACAGAATTTTTAAAGGCTGTAATTGTGGAGTTCAATGGGGAGGAGCGGAACATTATAGGTTATAGTCGTGTTCAACAAAGATATGGTGATATGACAGGGGGAGCGATTGCCAATATTCAAGGAGTATTGGAGACTGCCAGAAAAGCTGTGGCTCTTGCGAAAGAAAATACACCCCATGAACCCTTTGATGCAGTGGTAGGAATTGCTGGAGAATTTGTCAAAGGTGTAGTGACAACTATAGAGGAGGAAAGGGAAGAACCCACAGTAGGTATAACTACAAAAGAACTGGAGATACTAATTGAAAAAGCCCAACAATTGGCATATAGTAGAGGGAAGGAAGAGTTGATTAAACAGACGGGAATAAAAAATTTAGAGATTGAACTGGTTAATACAGCTTTGGTGGAAGTAAAGATCGATGGCTATAAAGTATCCAATCCTTATCAATTTCAGGGTAAGAATATCTCTCTAAGTTTATTTAATACCTACGCTCCACTTGTTAATGTAGGGCCTTTAGCAACGGTTGTTGAAGGTCTAGGTTATCGGTTGTTGGGTACTATTGCAGAGCCGTATTCTATAGCTAATAGTATTTTAACTGATGAAGCTTATGAGTTTGGAGCAATTGTAGTTGATATAGGGGGAGGTACAATGGATGTGGCTTTAATCCGCAATGGTGGAATAGAGGGGACTGAAATGATTGCTATTGGAGGCCGTTCTTTTACACGGAAAATTGCCAGGGAATTAAATGTAACCTTAAAAGATGCGGAAGAGCTAAAACTTAAATATTCTAACGATGAGTTACCTTCTGATATGGACAGAGAGATATATGAAATGTTAGCTCCTGACTTACAGCTCTTATATGAGGGCCTGGAACTGGCTTTAAAGAATCTCTCCAAAGGAAATGCTTTACCCCCCGGATTTATTTCTGTGGAGGAGGTAGTGCACTTAAAGGGTTGGTGGAAGGGGTTAAAGAGCGGCGTATGTATGAACGACTTCCTTTTTTTAAAGAGCCGGAGATTTTTATGTTGA
- the sigK gene encoding RNA polymerase sporulation sigma factor SigK, producing the protein MVLFLLTILGLSLFEGILLLVSYIANNVFPQPLSQKEEQECLEKMKKGDLKARNILIEHNLRLVAHIVKKFENTREETEDLISIGTIGLIKAIQTFDNKKNTRLATYAARCIENEILMHLRSIKKLQGEMLIHEPVGSDKEGNEITLMDILGTEPDMICNRVQLNLDEEKLYDLLKELDYRERVVIIMRYGLKDGERYTQREIAKRLGISRSYVSRIEKKAVQKLVKKFKKEG; encoded by the coding sequence ATGGTGCTTTTTTTGCTGACCATATTAGGTCTTTCTTTGTTTGAAGGAATTTTATTGTTAGTTTCATATATAGCTAATAATGTTTTTCCACAGCCTTTATCTCAAAAAGAAGAACAGGAATGTTTAGAAAAGATGAAAAAAGGGGATCTTAAAGCCCGTAATATTCTGATTGAACATAATCTTCGTCTGGTTGCTCATATTGTTAAAAAATTTGAGAATACCAGAGAAGAAACAGAGGATTTGATCTCTATTGGTACAATAGGTTTAATTAAAGCTATCCAGACATTTGATAATAAAAAAAATACCAGATTGGCTACTTATGCTGCCCGCTGTATTGAAAATGAAATTCTAATGCATTTACGCTCTATCAAAAAATTACAGGGCGAAATGCTAATACATGAGCCTGTTGGCTCTGATAAAGAGGGAAATGAGATAACTTTGATGGACATTTTAGGAACTGAACCTGATATGATCTGTAACCGGGTTCAATTAAACTTAGATGAGGAAAAACTCTATGACCTTTTAAAAGAACTGGACTACCGCGAGCGGGTAGTAATTATAATGCGTTATGGACTTAAAGATGGGGAACGATATACCCAGCGGGAAATAGCCAAAAGATTGGGCATATCCAGATCCTATGTTTCCCGAATTGAAAAAAAAGCTGTTCAAAAGTTGGTAAAGAAATTTAAAAAAGAGGGCTAA
- the mltG gene encoding endolytic transglycosylase MltG — MTQISFDIQQDVKKIIGLLLVLIAMLAGIIFYVEYQVGPIDYFSPHVVEVEIPTGSSVIQIAQILEDAGLVRKAEYFTALCRFMGVEGKMKAGYYEFNTGMSVKEMIEKIVSGEVATYKLTIPEGLTVKEMAPFIEKKTGISTEEFLKAAREFKLDFLPEREDVEFQVEGFLFPDTYYVPVKATARDLIQIMVNRFKKVVGIEPVEVRGRTLSILELITIASLIEEEAKLDGDRPLVSGVIYNRLERGMKLQLCASVLYVLGEKKERLSLADTKIDSPYNTYQILGLPPGPISNPGLKSIKAALNPEESDYLFYFALPDGTTYYSKTYEEHLRAVKKYLD, encoded by the coding sequence TTGACTCAAATATCTTTTGATATTCAGCAGGATGTAAAAAAGATAATAGGCTTATTATTGGTTCTGATAGCTATGTTAGCAGGAATAATCTTTTATGTGGAGTATCAGGTTGGTCCGATAGATTATTTTTCGCCCCATGTTGTAGAAGTGGAAATTCCAACCGGTAGTAGTGTGATCCAGATTGCTCAAATCTTAGAGGATGCAGGATTGGTGCGCAAAGCCGAATATTTTACAGCACTCTGCCGATTCATGGGTGTAGAAGGTAAAATGAAAGCAGGTTATTATGAATTTAATACCGGTATGTCAGTTAAGGAGATGATTGAAAAGATCGTATCTGGTGAGGTAGCCACTTATAAATTGACAATTCCTGAAGGATTAACAGTTAAAGAGATGGCACCTTTTATTGAAAAAAAGACGGGGATATCTACTGAAGAATTTTTAAAGGCAGCCAGGGAATTTAAACTGGATTTTTTACCTGAACGGGAAGATGTGGAATTTCAGGTGGAAGGTTTTCTATTTCCTGATACCTATTATGTTCCCGTTAAAGCAACTGCCAGGGATTTGATTCAAATTATGGTAAACCGTTTTAAAAAGGTGGTTGGCATAGAACCTGTAGAAGTTCGTGGACGGACTCTTTCTATCTTAGAACTTATTACCATTGCTTCTTTGATTGAAGAAGAAGCAAAATTAGATGGGGATCGTCCATTGGTCAGTGGGGTTATTTATAATCGTCTGGAAAGGGGAATGAAACTTCAGCTTTGTGCCAGTGTGCTATACGTATTGGGAGAAAAGAAAGAGAGACTTTCATTGGCAGATACAAAGATTGATTCCCCATATAATACTTATCAAATTTTGGGATTACCGCCTGGGCCAATTTCCAATCCGGGCTTGAAGTCCATTAAGGCTGCTTTAAATCCTGAGGAAAGTGATTATCTTTTTTATTTTGCTCTGCCAGATGGAACCACCTATTATTCCAAAACCTATGAAGAACATCTGCGGGCAGTAAAAAAATACCTGGATTAA
- the ruvX gene encoding Holliday junction resolvase RuvX encodes MRIMALDYGDKTIGVAVSDALKITAQGKEVIRRTNLKADLKRIAEIVEEEEVEKIVVGLPKNMNGTYGPRAEATLKFVEKLKKHFSIPIDTWDERLSTMEAERTLLEGDLSRKKRKKVIDKMAAAIILQGYLERYYR; translated from the coding sequence TTGCGAATCATGGCATTAGACTATGGTGATAAAACCATTGGGGTTGCTGTAAGTGATGCATTAAAAATAACTGCTCAGGGAAAAGAGGTGATCCGACGCACTAATCTTAAAGCAGACCTTAAGCGTATTGCTGAAATTGTTGAAGAAGAAGAGGTTGAAAAAATTGTAGTTGGGTTACCGAAAAACATGAATGGTACTTATGGGCCACGGGCAGAAGCTACATTAAAATTTGTAGAAAAGTTAAAAAAACATTTTTCCATTCCTATAGATACCTGGGATGAACGTCTTTCTACCATGGAGGCTGAACGAACCCTCTTAGAGGGAGATTTAAGCCGTAAAAAGCGAAAAAAGGTGATAGATAAAATGGCAGCAGCCATTATTCTCCAGGGTTACCTGGAAAGATATTATCGATAG
- a CDS encoding ferritin-like domain-containing protein, with protein MGANPTDRCPFCGAAGKNLVPAAEWIDYVGLKISERSRALLKKALSLEIDNASFYKACAKAAETQITQAIFKRLSKQELEHAEVFADLLRIEEPEISEVEAPEADAYKFTEAHRREHRAIKYYLQAAREAREPRVQEVFRALSEVESEHLIISNMYK; from the coding sequence TTGGGGGCTAATCCTACAGATAGGTGTCCCTTCTGTGGTGCTGCAGGAAAAAATCTAGTACCTGCAGCAGAGTGGATTGACTATGTTGGTCTGAAGATTTCGGAAAGAAGTAGAGCTTTATTGAAGAAAGCTCTGAGTTTAGAGATTGATAATGCAAGTTTTTATAAAGCCTGTGCAAAGGCTGCTGAGACTCAAATTACGCAGGCCATCTTTAAACGACTCTCCAAGCAGGAATTAGAACACGCAGAAGTATTTGCGGATCTTTTGAGAATTGAAGAGCCTGAGATCTCTGAGGTAGAAGCTCCCGAAGCAGATGCCTATAAGTTTACTGAAGCCCACCGTCGAGAGCACCGGGCCATCAAGTATTATCTTCAGGCCGCCAGAGAAGCCAGAGAACCGCGTGTACAGGAAGTTTTCCGGGCCCTTTCGGAAGTTGAATCAGAACATCTGATTATTTCCAATATGTATAAATAA
- a CDS encoding HD domain-containing protein, with product MILRDPIHGDISFTDREVQVIDTYEVQRLRGLKQLGTANLVYPGCVHTRFDHSLGTAHTAKKILQALRWNGHTIDPEIEEIITIGAILHDITHLPYGHTLEDERQIFPRHDSRNRYEKLIDSGEVGKVLERLNLKEKVMAILTGSGESKYFPKWARDIISSTLDADVLDYLKRDAYFAGIAHDYDERVFSYFTILNDQLALNMVKHGMDRLDARSEILHLLRFRYFMMERVYTHHTKIIAGAMIAKAVELAVDYGLTEDDLLRCNDYTLLEKLKEIGQEENDSRILDLVRRFESRRFLKRAYVLSAGQLGRKERRDLIKIYTGPGGDRARAEEELANELGISAAEVLIYCPNEWVMKESAALARTSLGIHRLNEPRINPPVDVKVLEDQYENLWRFYVCVPQEVVYRAGKLCVKYFGFDNEFILQS from the coding sequence ATGATTTTACGGGATCCCATTCATGGTGACATATCCTTTACCGACAGAGAAGTACAGGTAATAGATACATATGAAGTTCAGCGGTTAAGGGGTCTTAAGCAGTTAGGTACTGCTAATTTAGTATATCCGGGCTGTGTTCATACCCGGTTTGATCATTCTCTGGGTACCGCCCATACGGCGAAAAAAATTTTGCAGGCACTCCGCTGGAACGGTCATACAATTGATCCTGAAATTGAAGAGATTATTACGATAGGGGCCATTCTCCACGATATTACCCATTTACCCTATGGTCATACTTTAGAAGATGAACGACAAATTTTTCCCCGCCACGATTCTAGAAACCGCTATGAAAAGTTGATAGACAGTGGTGAAGTAGGAAAGGTATTGGAGAGATTAAACTTAAAGGAAAAAGTGATGGCTATATTAACGGGAAGTGGTGAATCTAAATATTTTCCCAAATGGGCTAGAGATATTATTAGCAGTACACTGGATGCTGATGTGTTAGATTATCTTAAACGGGATGCTTATTTTGCTGGTATTGCTCATGATTATGATGAACGGGTTTTTAGCTATTTTACTATTTTAAATGATCAACTGGCCTTGAATATGGTCAAACACGGAATGGATCGGTTGGATGCCCGCTCTGAGATCTTGCATCTTTTACGGTTCAGGTATTTTATGATGGAAAGGGTATATACTCATCATACTAAAATTATTGCTGGTGCTATGATTGCTAAAGCTGTTGAACTGGCTGTTGACTATGGTCTTACAGAAGATGATCTTTTACGATGCAATGATTATACTTTATTGGAAAAGTTAAAGGAGATTGGTCAAGAAGAGAATGATTCTCGGATCTTAGATTTGGTGCGGCGCTTTGAGTCAAGGCGTTTTTTAAAACGGGCATATGTTCTCTCGGCAGGGCAGTTAGGGCGGAAAGAGAGACGGGATTTGATTAAAATTTATACTGGCCCGGGTGGTGATAGAGCCAGGGCTGAAGAGGAACTGGCAAACGAGTTGGGAATATCAGCAGCCGAGGTTTTGATTTACTGTCCTAACGAGTGGGTAATGAAAGAATCTGCTGCCCTGGCCCGAACGAGTTTAGGAATTCACCGCCTGAATGAACCGCGCATAAATCCGCCGGTAGATGTAAAAGTGCTAGAGGATCAGTATGAGAATCTTTGGCGGTTTTATGTCTGTGTACCTCAGGAGGTGGTATATCGTGCTGGAAAACTCTGTGTAAAATATTTTGGGTTTGATAATGAATTTATTTTGCAGAGTTAA
- a CDS encoding DUF1292 domain-containing protein: MSGVGTFNIDVERGFLILEDDEGHQEKFLIEDDVTVDGKRYLILVHEKEVNLGEYIALRVEMDESGEEYLVTIEDEDELMRVQEALDEMDVEIEND, from the coding sequence ATGAGTGGTGTTGGAACATTTAATATTGATGTAGAAAGAGGATTTTTGATTTTGGAAGATGATGAAGGGCATCAGGAAAAGTTTTTGATTGAAGATGATGTGACAGTAGATGGAAAACGATATCTAATTCTCGTTCATGAAAAAGAGGTCAACTTAGGTGAATATATTGCTTTACGGGTTGAGATGGATGAAAGTGGTGAGGAGTATCTGGTTACCATTGAAGATGAAGATGAGCTAATGCGGGTTCAGGAAGCTTTAGATGAAATGGATGTAGAGATTGAGAATGATTGA
- a CDS encoding peptidase U32 family protein gives MKKPEVLAPAGNLEKLKVAVLYGADAVYLGGQAFNLREGADNFTIEEMKEGLEFAHKRGVKVYVTVNIIPHNRDFANLPTYLKQLADLGVDAVIVSDPGILTMVKEVIPGMEIHLSTQANAVNWRSVKFWHEQGVDRVILARELSLKEIKEIRKKVPEVGLEAFVHGAMCISYSGRCLLSNYMANRNANLGKCAQSCRWKYALVEEKRPGHYYPVFEDERGTYIFNSKDLCMIEYIPQLVQSGLDSFKIEGRMKSLHYVATVTYVYRQAVDRYVKDPENYEFDPIWLEELKKVSHRHYTTGFYFDPPGPEDHNYETSAYVRNYDFMGFVRDYLPETKEAVVEVRSKFFKGDRVEIFGPQTRVFTTELTYIKDEDDNEIEEAPHPHQIIRIPVKYPVKRFDMVRREKPEREAD, from the coding sequence ATGAAAAAACCTGAAGTACTGGCGCCTGCCGGCAATTTAGAAAAACTTAAGGTAGCTGTTCTTTATGGCGCTGATGCTGTCTATTTGGGAGGACAGGCTTTTAATTTACGTGAAGGTGCTGATAATTTTACTATAGAAGAGATGAAAGAAGGTCTGGAATTTGCTCATAAAAGAGGTGTAAAAGTTTATGTGACGGTAAATATTATTCCGCACAATCGGGATTTTGCTAATCTGCCTACATATTTAAAACAATTGGCTGATCTTGGTGTGGATGCTGTTATCGTCTCTGATCCGGGAATTTTGACTATGGTTAAAGAGGTTATTCCCGGGATGGAAATTCATTTAAGTACTCAGGCCAATGCCGTTAATTGGCGGAGTGTCAAATTCTGGCATGAACAGGGTGTGGATAGGGTGATCCTGGCCCGTGAACTTTCTTTAAAAGAAATTAAAGAGATCAGAAAAAAGGTTCCTGAGGTAGGACTTGAAGCTTTTGTGCACGGAGCTATGTGTATCTCTTATTCCGGTCGCTGTTTATTGAGCAATTATATGGCTAACCGGAATGCTAATTTGGGTAAGTGTGCTCAATCATGTCGCTGGAAATATGCTCTGGTAGAGGAAAAACGTCCGGGCCATTATTATCCCGTCTTTGAAGATGAACGGGGTACATATATTTTTAATTCCAAAGATCTTTGTATGATCGAATATATTCCTCAATTGGTTCAATCAGGTCTGGATAGTTTTAAAATAGAAGGCCGAATGAAAAGCCTTCATTATGTAGCTACTGTTACCTATGTTTACCGTCAGGCTGTGGATCGGTATGTAAAAGACCCGGAAAATTACGAATTTGATCCTATCTGGCTTGAAGAACTCAAAAAAGTAAGCCACCGTCATTATACCACCGGGTTCTATTTTGATCCACCGGGGCCAGAGGATCATAATTATGAAACCTCTGCTTATGTTCGCAACTACGATTTTATGGGATTTGTTCGTGATTATCTTCCTGAAACCAAAGAGGCAGTGGTTGAGGTCAGGAGCAAATTTTTCAAAGGTGACCGGGTTGAAATTTTTGGACCCCAAACCAGGGTATTTACCACCGAACTTACCTATATTAAAGATGAAGATGATAATGAGATTGAGGAAGCGCCACATCCTCATCAAATAATCCGGATTCCGGTAAAATATCCGGTGAAGCGATTTGATATGGTACGGCGTGAGAAACCGGAGCGTGAGGCAGATTAG
- a CDS encoding baseplate J/gp47 family protein, which translates to MEIRGYRVFYLDPEEDINSLLSELGKTSAKKIALVVHQHSNIFYSRINIQLLKKYLKDWEKELAFISAEIRLIRLALEMDIKVYPDLEAFKKDEPIEDINEPLDTSLSTDELLSKIDTEEDYEDKPPMYRSRRRKMRWIQKIVVVIFAVIILFGLAWVYINFPIITVEVSPTIKKLEKSFQITCEYGLEQIRPGSKKIPLHNFKSDVTGDITVATTGRRRIGFTRAQGVVLFINNQKQAVQVPAGTIVKTGNGIKFKTAQAVTVPPVEAEYMMEVLVGMKAGKAEVNIVALEPGTQGNVSSGRIKYFDGKDYGLQVVNPEATRGGSDREEMVVSQADLDQAMNELEKKLKEMLVAQLAKEIGSDYLVLNDTLRFDLSGVKADHHVDEKAEELTVSGQMVASGYLLMKDDLELITSELYFSDLPDFYRLYSKNIQISELNAVLQEDGTVKVNLKASGQVIYKVEPEKIAQQLKGQTVEYANGILSKMKEIKYFRIFANGQSRIPKFTFAIRVVVRDPTDSEGGSI; encoded by the coding sequence ATGGAAATACGGGGTTATCGGGTTTTTTATCTTGATCCGGAAGAAGATATAAATAGTTTACTTTCTGAGTTGGGCAAAACCTCTGCAAAAAAAATTGCTCTTGTTGTTCATCAGCATTCTAATATTTTTTACAGCCGGATTAATATCCAGCTTCTTAAGAAGTATTTAAAAGATTGGGAGAAAGAATTAGCTTTTATTTCCGCAGAAATCCGGCTAATCCGCCTTGCTCTGGAGATGGATATAAAAGTCTATCCTGACCTTGAGGCCTTTAAGAAGGATGAACCTATTGAGGACATCAATGAACCTCTGGATACTTCTTTAAGTACAGATGAACTGCTTTCAAAGATAGATACTGAAGAGGATTATGAAGATAAACCCCCTATGTACCGGAGCAGGCGACGTAAAATGCGTTGGATTCAAAAGATTGTGGTTGTTATTTTTGCTGTCATTATTCTTTTTGGATTGGCCTGGGTTTATATAAATTTTCCCATTATTACAGTTGAGGTAAGTCCGACGATTAAAAAGTTAGAGAAAAGTTTTCAAATTACCTGTGAATATGGGTTAGAGCAGATTCGACCGGGTAGTAAAAAGATTCCGTTACATAATTTTAAATCTGATGTAACAGGAGATATTACGGTAGCCACAACAGGTCGCAGGCGGATTGGATTTACCCGGGCCCAGGGAGTAGTTCTTTTTATTAACAATCAAAAGCAGGCCGTTCAGGTTCCGGCAGGTACCATCGTTAAAACCGGAAATGGAATCAAATTTAAAACAGCCCAGGCGGTTACTGTACCTCCCGTTGAAGCAGAATATATGATGGAAGTTTTAGTTGGGATGAAGGCCGGAAAAGCAGAAGTAAATATTGTAGCTTTAGAACCTGGTACTCAGGGGAATGTTTCCAGTGGACGGATAAAATATTTTGATGGCAAAGATTATGGTTTACAGGTGGTCAATCCCGAGGCTACCCGGGGAGGTTCAGACAGGGAGGAGATGGTTGTATCCCAGGCAGACTTAGACCAGGCTATGAATGAATTGGAAAAGAAACTAAAAGAGATGCTTGTTGCTCAACTTGCCAAAGAGATAGGTTCTGATTATTTGGTCTTAAATGATACATTACGTTTTGATTTAAGTGGTGTTAAGGCTGATCACCATGTGGATGAAAAGGCTGAAGAGTTAACTGTAAGCGGTCAAATGGTTGCCTCAGGCTATCTTTTAATGAAAGATGATCTGGAATTGATAACTTCAGAACTTTATTTTTCTGATCTTCCTGATTTTTACAGACTTTACTCTAAAAATATTCAAATTTCTGAGTTGAACGCAGTATTACAGGAAGATGGGACAGTAAAGGTGAATTTAAAAGCTTCTGGTCAGGTTATTTATAAGGTTGAGCCAGAAAAGATTGCCCAACAATTAAAAGGGCAAACTGTTGAATATGCCAATGGGATTTTAAGTAAGATGAAAGAGATCAAATATTTCCGGATATTTGCTAACGGCCAATCCCGAATCCCCAAATTTACTTTTGCAATTCGGGTCGTGGTTCGCGATCCGACAGATTCTGAGGGAGGGAGTATCTAA
- a CDS encoding YqeG family HAD IIIA-type phosphatase, translated as MFKYLCPDLFIANILEIKPVYLKEMGVKGIICDLDNTIIPWDEEFLSEEMINWVISLKKDGIRFCLLSNSLHNRVNSIAQKLAIDAVPAAGKPRKKAFLKAIDKLQLSKEKILVVGDQLFTDILGGKRLGLKTILVKPMSEKEFFWTRFMRRLEKWVLDKLEYKGILGINDQD; from the coding sequence TTGTTTAAATATCTGTGTCCAGATCTGTTTATAGCAAATATTTTAGAAATTAAGCCTGTATATTTGAAAGAGATGGGAGTAAAAGGAATAATTTGTGATCTGGACAATACCATTATTCCGTGGGATGAGGAATTTTTGAGTGAGGAGATGATAAACTGGGTTATAAGTCTAAAAAAAGATGGAATTCGCTTCTGTCTCCTTTCCAATAGTCTTCATAATCGAGTTAATAGTATTGCACAGAAACTGGCTATTGATGCAGTACCTGCTGCTGGCAAACCTCGTAAAAAAGCTTTTTTAAAAGCAATAGATAAGCTTCAGCTGAGCAAAGAAAAGATTTTAGTTGTGGGTGACCAACTTTTTACTGATATTCTGGGTGGTAAGCGGTTAGGTTTAAAAACTATTCTGGTAAAACCGATGTCAGAAAAAGAATTTTTCTGGACACGTTTTATGAGGCGTTTAGAAAAATGGGTACTTGATAAATTGGAATATAAAGGTATATTAGGAATAAACGATCAAGATTAA
- a CDS encoding IreB family regulatory phosphoprotein has protein sequence MNNNYKQDQTMMFKVKKDEEVSEVGRVLKQVFNALKEKGYNPINQIVGYILSGDPAYITSYKNARSLIRSLERDELIEELVRSYLEKNME, from the coding sequence ATGAATAATAATTATAAGCAAGACCAGACAATGATGTTTAAAGTTAAAAAGGATGAGGAAGTCAGTGAAGTTGGTCGTGTTTTAAAACAGGTTTTTAATGCTTTAAAAGAAAAAGGATATAATCCAATTAACCAGATTGTTGGATATATTCTCTCTGGTGATCCTGCATATATTACCAGTTATAAGAATGCCCGGAGTTTAATCCGGAGTCTTGAACGGGATGAATTGATTGAAGAATTGGTACGTAGTTATCTGGAGAAGAATATGGAGTGA
- a CDS encoding O-methyltransferase, translated as MSEFITDWLQKFLKDTVPPRDPLLKKLEEQAACEHIPIIYPEVGQFLYFLIRLQKPKSILEVGTAIGYSTIWMARAAGPETQIKTIEINEDRAYQAWLNFKEAGIEKQIQSIVGDAIDMIGKLDTSFDLIFLDAAKGQYLNFFKEVIDLLNPGGLIVADNVLLNGWVANHKLIPHRRMKTMVNRMTDYIKLVMNHPELTSAIVPIGDGMALSLKEVRKR; from the coding sequence ATGAGCGAATTTATAACTGATTGGTTACAGAAATTTTTAAAAGATACGGTGCCGCCGCGTGATCCCCTTTTAAAAAAGCTGGAGGAGCAGGCGGCCTGTGAACATATTCCTATCATTTATCCAGAAGTGGGACAGTTTTTATACTTTTTAATTCGGCTTCAAAAGCCCAAATCTATTCTGGAAGTGGGTACGGCCATCGGTTATTCTACCATCTGGATGGCCAGGGCTGCCGGACCCGAAACGCAGATTAAAACCATTGAGATTAATGAAGATAGGGCTTATCAGGCCTGGCTTAATTTTAAAGAAGCCGGTATTGAGAAGCAGATACAGAGTATCGTGGGAGATGCCATTGATATGATCGGCAAACTGGATACTTCTTTTGATTTAATCTTTTTGGATGCGGCGAAAGGTCAGTATTTAAACTTTTTTAAAGAAGTCATTGACCTTCTCAATCCAGGAGGATTAATTGTGGCTGATAATGTGTTATTGAACGGTTGGGTAGCAAATCATAAGTTAATTCCCCATCGCCGGATGAAGACTATGGTGAACAGGATGACCGATTATATAAAATTGGTGATGAACCATCCAGAATTGACTTCAGCAATTGTACCTATTGGTGATGGAATGGCATTGAGTTTAAAGGAAGTGAGGAAAAGATGA